One window from the genome of Deltaproteobacteria bacterium encodes:
- a CDS encoding serine/threonine protein phosphatase: MGQVFIVGDIHGCSQELEALVASLPLRDEDRLIFLGDYIDRGLESQEVVEFLLRVKAEARYQVTFLKGNHEDMFLDFLGQPGHYGEAFLHNGGGATLRSYRIPQNVRGPAALAELPPEHAVFFQTLEMYVVADQVLCVHAGINPLVPLQDQQSEELLWIRQEFLANQHLLPYTVVFGHTPHRAVRFELPYKVGIDTGLVYGGKLTCLEVSEKQLYQVAKGSTRVQVTDISSTWPQTKFFSQLGETRPAGK, from the coding sequence ATGGGCCAGGTTTTTATTGTCGGAGACATTCATGGATGCTCTCAGGAACTCGAAGCGTTAGTAGCGAGTCTCCCTTTGCGAGATGAAGATCGCCTGATTTTTCTGGGTGATTATATTGACCGTGGCTTGGAGTCTCAAGAAGTTGTCGAGTTTCTCCTGCGCGTGAAGGCTGAGGCGCGGTATCAGGTAACGTTCCTGAAAGGGAATCATGAAGATATGTTTCTCGATTTTCTTGGACAGCCAGGACATTACGGTGAGGCGTTTCTGCACAACGGAGGTGGGGCGACGCTACGAAGTTATCGCATCCCACAAAATGTGAGAGGCCCGGCCGCTCTCGCTGAGTTGCCGCCGGAACATGCGGTGTTTTTCCAGACGCTCGAAATGTATGTTGTTGCCGACCAGGTACTGTGTGTTCATGCTGGTATCAATCCGCTTGTACCTTTGCAGGATCAACAGTCGGAGGAGCTGTTGTGGATTCGTCAAGAATTTTTGGCAAACCAACATTTGTTGCCGTACACCGTTGTCTTCGGACATACCCCACACCGCGCTGTGCGGTTTGAGCTGCCGTATAAGGTGGGAATCGATACCGGCTTAGTCTATGGCGGTAAATTGACTTGTCTGGAGGTGAGTGAAAAACAATTGTATCAGGTCGCTAAAGGGAGTACTCGGGTGCAGGTGACCGATATTTCTTCGACCTGGCCACAGACGAAGTTCTTTTCGCAGTTAGGAGAAACCCGGCCCGCAGGGAAATGA
- a CDS encoding 2-(1,2-epoxy-1,2-dihydrophenyl)acetyl-CoA isomerase has translation MSGVVVSEKRSGVRWITINRPERKNALDRETILALRDHVVASREDAETRVVVLTGTGKAFCSGADLRSGQSEKSPAHEDLLEDGFNDTIRAMWNLPKPVIAAVDGVAAGFGCSLALAADVRLASSISQFALLFVKRGLTVDGGASYFLPRIAGLRGMEMALTGDMVHADDALRMGLVSRVIAEAEFHDQVTAYAERLAKNAPLALAAIKASIQKALTSNLDDMLTWEMKEQRRVSKSADFREGVAAFLEKREPVYKGK, from the coding sequence ATGAGTGGCGTAGTGGTAAGCGAGAAACGCTCTGGCGTGCGGTGGATCACGATTAATCGACCTGAGCGGAAAAATGCGCTTGACCGTGAAACGATCCTTGCGCTCCGTGATCATGTTGTGGCGAGCCGGGAAGACGCTGAGACGCGTGTCGTGGTTTTAACAGGAACAGGGAAAGCGTTTTGTTCGGGAGCTGATTTGCGCTCGGGACAAAGTGAAAAATCTCCGGCCCATGAAGACCTGCTTGAGGATGGGTTTAACGATACGATCCGTGCCATGTGGAATTTACCGAAACCCGTCATCGCTGCAGTGGATGGCGTGGCTGCTGGATTTGGTTGTTCTCTGGCTCTTGCTGCTGATGTACGATTGGCCTCGTCAATCTCTCAGTTTGCTTTACTGTTTGTGAAGCGAGGCTTAACTGTCGATGGCGGAGCGAGTTACTTTCTGCCGCGAATTGCTGGATTGCGTGGAATGGAGATGGCATTAACGGGCGATATGGTGCATGCCGACGACGCCTTGCGTATGGGCTTAGTGAGCCGTGTTATTGCTGAAGCTGAATTCCACGATCAGGTTACCGCGTATGCTGAACGTCTGGCGAAAAATGCGCCCTTAGCGTTGGCGGCGATAAAGGCATCAATACAGAAAGCACTGACGAGTAATCTTGACGATATGCTCACCTGGGAAATGAAAGAACAGCGTCGGGTCAGCAAGAGTGCAGACTTCCGCGAAGGAGTTGCCGCCTTTCTTGAAAAACGTGAACCGGTGTATAAAGGAAAGTAG
- the lipB gene encoding lipoyl(octanoyl) transferase LipB, whose product MEIQVVSLGLTDYLAAWRLQQAVHACCQARGENVLLVTEHYPVVTLGYRQQAEHLRLSRRELEAKGIAVVESGRGGGATYHGPGQLVAYPIFSTLFRRRGVRTFISLLEDVMCGLGASYSIAATRRHGFPGVWVEERKLGAVGIAVRHGTSLHGIALNVSIDLTPFSYIIPCGIPDLVPTSIAQEVKCAVAINEAAQRMCDAFATVFAVPVEEANNEWRSGKRETLWRAVDHD is encoded by the coding sequence ATGGAGATTCAAGTCGTCTCGCTAGGATTAACCGACTATCTGGCTGCGTGGCGGTTGCAGCAAGCCGTTCACGCCTGTTGCCAAGCACGTGGAGAGAATGTGCTCCTTGTCACCGAGCATTATCCCGTTGTGACGTTGGGCTATCGCCAGCAAGCTGAGCATCTCCGACTTTCTCGTAGAGAACTGGAAGCAAAGGGCATTGCTGTGGTGGAGAGTGGTCGTGGCGGAGGGGCAACCTATCACGGTCCTGGGCAACTTGTTGCCTACCCGATTTTTTCGACACTTTTCCGGCGACGTGGAGTTCGAACGTTTATCTCACTTTTGGAGGACGTGATGTGCGGGCTGGGGGCCAGCTATAGTATTGCAGCAACACGTCGACATGGATTTCCTGGAGTATGGGTAGAAGAACGAAAACTAGGTGCTGTAGGTATTGCAGTGCGGCACGGGACTTCGCTACACGGGATTGCCTTGAATGTCAGCATTGATCTTACTCCGTTCTCATATATTATCCCTTGTGGAATCCCGGATCTGGTTCCCACAAGCATTGCGCAAGAAGTGAAATGTGCAGTTGCCATAAACGAGGCTGCGCAACGAATGTGCGATGCGTTTGCAACCGTTTTTGCTGTTCCGGTAGAGGAGGCGAACAATGAGTGGCGTAGTGGTAAGCGAGAAACGCTCTGGCGTGCGGTGGATCACGATTAA
- the coxB gene encoding cytochrome c oxidase subunit II, with protein MLRWLPEDVSPYGAGIDALFHLIYVLTAIVFLAVTVVMLVFLIRYRAQAGRRARYTHGNTTVEIVWTVVPAAIFIWLGVLSKSQWEQIRMTIPPTDTMIRVTAKQFNWEILYPGPDGQFGTSDDKQVDNEIHIPVGQPIRVILSSKDVIHSLFLPNLRFKQDAVPGRDIHAWFQANKPGKYEVPCAELCGFGHSGMKGWLYALTVADYQRWQHEQWPQQIPDSGETGKGHTHE; from the coding sequence ATGCTGCGATGGCTTCCGGAGGATGTCTCTCCGTACGGAGCGGGAATAGACGCACTCTTCCACCTTATATACGTCCTCACAGCTATCGTCTTCCTTGCCGTTACTGTGGTCATGCTTGTTTTCCTCATACGTTACCGTGCACAAGCAGGTCGACGAGCACGGTACACTCATGGGAATACCACTGTTGAGATTGTGTGGACCGTCGTTCCAGCCGCCATTTTCATTTGGTTGGGGGTGCTGAGTAAATCGCAATGGGAACAGATTCGCATGACAATTCCACCCACTGACACAATGATTCGTGTCACAGCCAAGCAGTTTAACTGGGAGATTCTCTACCCTGGACCAGACGGACAGTTTGGTACGAGTGACGATAAACAAGTTGATAATGAAATTCACATTCCCGTCGGGCAACCAATTCGCGTCATCCTCAGTTCAAAAGATGTTATTCACAGCTTGTTCCTGCCGAACTTACGTTTCAAGCAAGACGCCGTTCCTGGGCGCGATATCCACGCCTGGTTTCAAGCCAACAAACCTGGAAAGTACGAAGTCCCCTGCGCCGAACTCTGCGGTTTTGGTCACTCTGGAATGAAAGGCTGGCTGTATGCGCTGACGGTTGCGGATTATCAACGCTGGCAACATGAGCAGTGGCCCCAACAAATTCCCGATTCTGGAGAAACGGGAAAAGGGCATACGCATGAGTGA
- a CDS encoding cytochrome c oxidase subunit I, giving the protein MSEAVAPVPQPQHRTTPEPLGFWRTYIFSLDHKMIGKQFLLLSGVMLVCGGLLAMLIRWELAWPEAPLPMIGASPQFIDKGESQTTMDRTWQEWLAQDEAEQNWLARNLPTGAVTPAFYNSLFTMHATIMIFFVVTPFLVGGFGNFLIPLMIGAGDMAFPFLNMLSFWLTVPAAVIVLYSFFVPGGAASGGWTMYATLSARVQYTGVELGIDLWIMSLMLLSVASLMGSINYITTIITMRAPGMTWFRLPLMIWSLFVTAILLLLALPVLTAALLLLLCDRTLGTSFFLPEGGGEPLLWQHLFWFFGHPEVYILVLPAMGLTSDILSTFSRKPVFGYHAMVLSMIALAFLSWIVWGHHMFQSGMNPALGTAFMLTTMIIAVPSAIKTFNWLGTLWGGSIQFTSPMLFALGFVSNFVIGGLSGIYMASTPVDIYIHDTYFIVAHFHYVVAGIVFGMFAGLYYWFPKMFGRLLNEPLGKAHFLGTYLFFNSTFFPMHFLGVAGHLRRIYNPMQYEFLHAMQEWNVFITYSAFCLFLVQLPLCVNLVWSFFYGQRASANPWFANSLEWSAPSPPGHGNFATTPTVYRGPYEYSSPLVKEDWLPQDRALPAATGAAR; this is encoded by the coding sequence ATGAGTGAAGCCGTCGCTCCAGTTCCGCAGCCTCAGCATAGGACGACACCAGAACCGTTGGGATTCTGGCGTACATACATCTTCTCGCTCGATCACAAAATGATTGGTAAGCAGTTCTTGCTTCTGAGTGGCGTCATGCTGGTCTGTGGCGGTCTACTGGCAATGCTCATACGCTGGGAGTTGGCTTGGCCAGAAGCGCCTTTACCGATGATTGGGGCATCTCCGCAATTTATCGACAAGGGAGAATCGCAAACCACAATGGATCGAACGTGGCAAGAATGGCTTGCCCAAGATGAAGCCGAACAAAACTGGCTTGCCCGCAACTTACCGACCGGTGCGGTGACCCCAGCGTTTTATAACTCCCTGTTTACCATGCATGCCACCATCATGATCTTTTTCGTTGTTACGCCATTTTTGGTCGGTGGGTTTGGTAATTTTCTGATTCCGCTCATGATCGGCGCTGGCGATATGGCCTTTCCATTCCTCAACATGCTCTCGTTCTGGCTCACAGTGCCAGCAGCCGTAATCGTCCTGTACAGTTTTTTTGTTCCAGGCGGAGCCGCTTCTGGTGGATGGACCATGTATGCCACGTTATCCGCCAGGGTTCAGTACACAGGCGTCGAGCTGGGAATAGACCTCTGGATTATGAGCCTCATGTTGCTGAGTGTGGCCTCACTGATGGGCTCAATCAACTACATCACCACCATCATCACTATGCGTGCGCCTGGCATGACCTGGTTTCGTCTCCCGCTGATGATCTGGTCACTCTTCGTTACAGCGATTCTGTTGCTCCTTGCGTTACCCGTGCTCACCGCCGCACTCCTACTGCTCTTGTGTGATCGAACCCTCGGAACGAGTTTCTTTCTTCCCGAAGGTGGAGGAGAACCATTACTCTGGCAACATCTGTTCTGGTTCTTCGGACATCCTGAGGTGTATATTCTCGTACTCCCAGCTATGGGACTGACCTCAGATATTCTGTCAACGTTTTCGCGCAAACCCGTCTTCGGTTATCACGCGATGGTCTTGTCGATGATCGCGCTAGCCTTCCTGTCCTGGATCGTCTGGGGACATCACATGTTTCAGAGTGGGATGAATCCCGCGCTCGGCACTGCCTTTATGCTGACAACCATGATTATTGCCGTGCCGTCAGCGATCAAGACTTTCAATTGGCTCGGTACCTTGTGGGGAGGAAGTATCCAATTCACCAGTCCGATGTTGTTCGCCCTGGGGTTTGTATCCAACTTCGTGATTGGTGGGCTGAGTGGTATCTACATGGCCTCAACCCCGGTCGACATCTATATTCACGATACGTACTTTATTGTTGCCCACTTCCACTATGTCGTTGCCGGCATTGTTTTCGGTATGTTTGCAGGGTTGTATTATTGGTTTCCCAAGATGTTCGGACGGCTCTTAAACGAACCGCTGGGGAAAGCTCACTTTCTTGGCACCTACCTTTTTTTCAATTCCACCTTTTTCCCCATGCATTTCCTCGGTGTCGCCGGTCACCTGCGGCGCATCTACAATCCCATGCAATACGAGTTTCTTCATGCTATGCAGGAGTGGAACGTCTTTATCACCTACAGTGCATTTTGCTTATTCCTGGTACAATTGCCGCTTTGTGTCAACCTTGTGTGGAGCTTCTTCTATGGCCAGCGGGCTTCGGCCAATCCGTGGTTCGCGAACTCCCTCGAATGGAGTGCCCCTTCTCCTCCGGGGCATGGGAACTTTGCTACGACACCAACTGTATACCGGGGCCCTTACGAATATAGCTCCCCTCTAGTAAAGGAAGACTGGCTGCCTCAAGACCGCGCATTACCCGCGGCAACTGGTGCAGCACGTTAA
- the cyoE gene encoding protoheme IX farnesyltransferase, giving the protein MTPSTDSHLVLDVPAPQVRRRAIDYLELTKPRIVVMVLITTAAGFYLGAQGSPNYLILLHTLIGTALTGGGTLALNQLMERHADALMTRTRNRPLPDGRLLPVDALVFGLILTVSGIAYLVWASLWRSAFVTLLIAVTYLLMYTPLKQRTSLCSIVGAIPGALPPVIGWAAVRGSLGIEAWILFTIMFLWQVPHSLAIGWLYREDFAKAKFCLLPVIDPSGKATGRQVVLNCALLFLVGFLPVLVGFAGMWYGITAFLLGGLFFWYGVNFARACSTATARQLLFASLIYLPVILTALALDKL; this is encoded by the coding sequence ATGACACCATCGACGGATTCGCATCTCGTTCTTGATGTTCCCGCGCCCCAGGTACGGCGACGAGCAATCGATTATCTCGAATTGACCAAGCCTCGTATCGTCGTAATGGTTCTGATTACGACTGCTGCAGGATTTTATCTCGGTGCCCAAGGGTCACCCAATTACCTTATCTTGCTTCATACGCTGATTGGTACAGCTCTCACAGGAGGTGGCACTCTTGCCCTCAATCAACTGATGGAACGCCATGCTGATGCCCTGATGACACGCACCCGCAACCGCCCACTTCCAGATGGGCGCCTGCTTCCGGTCGATGCTTTGGTGTTCGGTCTCATCCTCACTGTCAGTGGTATTGCCTATCTTGTCTGGGCATCGCTCTGGCGCAGTGCGTTCGTTACTCTGCTGATCGCTGTCACGTACTTGTTGATGTACACACCACTGAAACAGCGGACCTCCCTCTGCAGTATTGTCGGAGCAATTCCCGGAGCGCTTCCACCAGTCATTGGCTGGGCAGCGGTACGCGGTTCGTTAGGCATTGAAGCGTGGATCTTGTTCACCATTATGTTCCTCTGGCAAGTTCCACACTCGCTTGCGATTGGTTGGCTCTATCGCGAAGACTTCGCGAAAGCCAAGTTTTGTTTACTCCCTGTGATTGACCCGAGTGGAAAAGCTACTGGCCGCCAGGTCGTATTGAACTGTGCTCTTCTTTTTCTTGTCGGTTTTCTACCGGTCCTCGTTGGTTTTGCGGGAATGTGGTATGGCATTACGGCATTCCTTCTCGGTGGACTTTTCTTCTGGTATGGAGTCAATTTCGCCCGTGCGTGTTCAACAGCAACCGCACGCCAGCTCCTCTTTGCCTCGCTGATTTATCTTCCGGTGATCCTCACAGCTCTTGCGCTGGATAAACTCTAA
- a CDS encoding heme-copper oxidase subunit III: MPTHDPSFGKVLEFPLRQKKTRPLTVPLSPAEVASISSARLAMFWVIGSEAMLFAGLLAVYASLRFGSFNWPPAHLYLPIKITWVNSTFLFFSCYTMWQALIAGRANNQVRFVSLLSITGRLGVLFLCIQGYEWIQILQEGVMTKARIYGSAFYLLIGCHALHVFGAVVWLWIVIHWAKHGQLPSSRFVRAELCGMYWYFVGAVWAVIFPLVYLS, translated from the coding sequence ATGCCGACCCACGATCCTTCGTTTGGTAAAGTCCTTGAGTTTCCTCTCCGACAGAAAAAGACCCGACCCCTCACAGTCCCACTCTCTCCTGCGGAAGTTGCATCTATCAGCAGTGCCCGGCTTGCCATGTTTTGGGTTATTGGCTCTGAGGCGATGCTCTTTGCTGGCTTACTTGCGGTCTATGCCTCTCTTCGGTTCGGCTCCTTCAATTGGCCTCCCGCACATTTGTATCTTCCAATTAAAATCACCTGGGTGAACTCCACCTTTCTTTTCTTCAGTTGTTACACGATGTGGCAAGCGTTGATAGCAGGCAGGGCGAATAATCAGGTAAGGTTTGTCTCACTCTTGAGTATCACTGGCCGTCTCGGTGTCCTTTTCCTGTGTATTCAAGGCTATGAATGGATCCAAATTCTGCAGGAAGGGGTCATGACCAAGGCCCGCATCTACGGCTCAGCCTTTTATTTGTTGATAGGTTGTCACGCCTTACACGTATTTGGCGCAGTCGTATGGTTGTGGATCGTTATTCACTGGGCAAAACATGGGCAACTGCCCAGTTCTCGTTTTGTTCGCGCTGAACTGTGTGGCATGTACTGGTACTTTGTCGGCGCGGTGTGGGCGGTGATATTTCCACTGGTGTATCTCAGTTAG
- a CDS encoding heme-copper oxidase subunit III — protein sequence MQATIFSTIDEGKVLHIPAGRLGMWVFLTSDAVTFATLLVSSILLRLWSHDWPTPAAILKLPLVGVMTGLLFASSVTMAFSLTALKHNNQSRFRVALLLTIFGGLSFLLLQAWEWSHLQHQGLTLSNNPWGAPLFGASFYMLTGFHGAHVIAGLVYLSVILLYGVRGQYHSGNTGPVAIAALYWYFVDISWLFILIAVYVL from the coding sequence ATGCAAGCGACGATATTTTCAACGATTGACGAGGGAAAGGTTCTCCACATACCGGCAGGGCGGCTTGGCATGTGGGTTTTCCTGACCAGCGATGCGGTCACTTTTGCTACTCTCCTTGTGAGTAGTATCCTGCTGCGCTTATGGAGCCACGATTGGCCAACTCCAGCAGCGATTCTTAAGCTCCCTCTCGTAGGAGTGATGACCGGACTCTTATTCGCCAGTAGTGTCACTATGGCGTTTTCGTTGACGGCACTCAAGCATAACAATCAGAGCCGTTTCAGAGTCGCGCTCCTGCTCACGATCTTTGGTGGGTTGTCATTTCTTCTTCTGCAGGCATGGGAGTGGTCGCATCTCCAGCATCAAGGCCTGACCCTGAGCAATAATCCCTGGGGTGCACCGCTCTTTGGTGCGTCATTTTATATGTTGACCGGGTTTCACGGAGCGCATGTGATCGCCGGGCTAGTGTACCTGAGTGTGATTCTCTTGTACGGGGTACGAGGGCAGTATCATTCTGGCAATACCGGCCCGGTCGCCATCGCGGCACTGTACTGGTATTTTGTCGATATTTCCTGGCTCTTTATCCTGATAGCCGTCTATGTGCTGTAA
- a CDS encoding DUF420 domain-containing protein — MLELSQFPTLNASLNAASAALLTTGYYFIRQRNTVAHRVCMTLAFVVSIVFLCSYLYYHAHAGSTRFTGTGWIRPIYFTILLTHTIFAALVPLLAVMTLHRALRQDWTKHQRIARWTLPIWLYVSVTGVVIYWLLYHAYGSLNAGREEGKGRIEQSTTFLRRSETKTAYTLELAQ; from the coding sequence ATGCTTGAACTCTCCCAATTCCCGACGCTGAACGCCAGCTTAAACGCCGCCAGTGCCGCACTTCTCACCACTGGCTATTACTTCATTCGTCAGCGTAACACGGTAGCGCACCGTGTCTGTATGACACTCGCCTTTGTAGTTTCAATCGTCTTTCTGTGTTCGTACTTGTACTATCACGCACATGCCGGAAGTACGCGGTTTACGGGAACCGGCTGGATTCGGCCCATCTACTTTACGATTTTGCTGACTCACACTATCTTTGCTGCGCTTGTCCCCCTCCTCGCTGTGATGACCCTGCACAGAGCGTTACGACAAGACTGGACCAAACATCAGCGTATTGCCCGGTGGACGTTGCCCATCTGGTTATACGTTTCAGTAACTGGAGTCGTGATTTATTGGCTTCTCTACCATGCGTATGGCTCACTCAACGCCGGTAGAGAAGAAGGAAAGGGACGCATTGAACAGTCGACTACATTTTTGCGGAGATCAGAAACAAAAACAGCGTATACGCTGGAACTAGCGCAGTGA
- a CDS encoding multidrug ABC transporter permease: protein MRSFWLSVGTLWRREIIRFLRQRSRVIGAFAQPLAFWLLLGGGFSASFRPPGSAEGSGYLEYFYPGIILLALLFTAIFATIAVIEDRKMGFLQGVLVAPVSRMSVVLGQALGSTTLAVLQGVLLLLLAPVVGISLSLTSILSAIGVMFLVALALSNLGLAIAWRMDSVQGFHAVMNLILMPIWFLSGAFFPSAGLPGWFTWIMQLNPLTYGMAALRRCLYFTSPTAVGPIPALFPSLLVTVLFAVGSFLLASYTARRHFQ, encoded by the coding sequence ATGAGGAGCTTTTGGTTATCGGTTGGTACTCTTTGGCGAAGAGAAATCATCCGCTTTTTACGGCAACGAAGCCGCGTGATCGGCGCGTTTGCTCAACCGCTCGCGTTTTGGTTGTTATTAGGAGGAGGGTTCAGCGCTTCCTTTCGACCTCCAGGAAGCGCTGAAGGTAGCGGTTACCTTGAGTATTTCTATCCAGGCATCATTCTCCTTGCCTTACTCTTTACCGCGATCTTTGCAACCATTGCGGTCATTGAAGACCGAAAGATGGGCTTTCTGCAAGGGGTGCTCGTCGCACCAGTCTCACGAATGAGTGTCGTCCTTGGCCAAGCGCTCGGCAGTACGACGCTCGCAGTATTGCAAGGCGTGCTCTTGTTGTTGCTTGCGCCTGTGGTTGGCATTTCCCTGAGCCTCACTTCGATACTATCTGCTATTGGAGTTATGTTCCTCGTGGCGCTCGCGCTGAGCAATCTTGGCCTGGCCATTGCGTGGCGTATGGATTCTGTCCAAGGATTTCACGCCGTGATGAATCTGATTCTTATGCCGATCTGGTTCCTGTCCGGCGCATTTTTCCCGTCTGCCGGGCTGCCGGGCTGGTTTACCTGGATCATGCAACTCAATCCCTTGACCTATGGAATGGCTGCGCTCCGCCGCTGTTTATATTTCACCTCGCCAACCGCAGTTGGTCCGATCCCGGCCCTGTTCCCTTCTTTGCTAGTCACTGTGCTGTTTGCTGTGGGTTCCTTTCTCCTTGCGTCCTATACTGCCCGGCGACATTTCCAATAA
- a CDS encoding ATP-binding cassette domain-containing protein, with translation MNADAVVAIANLRHIYGPRVAIDDVSLSIDSSEIFALLGPNGGGKSTLFKILSTLITATSGEVHIFGEDVRRNPYGIRSRLGVVFQSPSLDPKLTVTENLLCHGHLYGMSGGSLRERVEVLLHRLALTDRVYDMVGTLSGGLQRRVELAKALLHQPALLLLDEPSTGLDPGARRDFNDYLHLLREQNGTTIMLTTHLMDEAERCDCVAILHQGKLVALDSPENLKAQVGGDIVAIRTQNAAALREKLAQRFSCDPLVVDGTLRVERSQGHEFVREIFAAFPGEIQSITFGRPTLEDVFVHQTGQRFWDDEQQTEQVA, from the coding sequence GTGAATGCAGATGCTGTTGTTGCTATTGCCAACCTTCGCCATATCTATGGTCCACGTGTCGCGATTGATGATGTGTCCTTGTCTATTGATTCTAGTGAAATTTTTGCCTTGCTTGGTCCTAATGGCGGAGGAAAGTCTACCCTCTTTAAGATTCTTTCGACACTCATTACTGCTACAAGTGGAGAGGTCCACATTTTCGGTGAAGATGTCCGACGGAATCCGTACGGCATCCGGTCGCGTCTTGGCGTGGTGTTCCAGTCTCCGAGCCTTGATCCTAAACTGACGGTGACGGAAAACCTTTTGTGCCACGGACACCTGTACGGTATGAGCGGAGGGTCGCTACGAGAACGGGTCGAAGTTCTGCTCCACCGCTTAGCGCTCACTGATCGTGTCTATGATATGGTCGGTACTCTCTCCGGAGGGTTGCAGCGGCGTGTCGAATTAGCCAAAGCCTTGTTACATCAACCAGCGTTGCTCTTACTTGATGAGCCGAGTACTGGCCTTGATCCTGGAGCACGACGTGATTTCAATGACTACCTCCATCTATTACGCGAGCAAAATGGAACGACCATTATGCTAACGACGCACCTCATGGATGAGGCCGAGCGTTGTGACTGCGTGGCTATCCTGCATCAAGGGAAATTAGTTGCACTTGACAGTCCAGAGAATCTCAAAGCGCAGGTTGGTGGTGATATCGTTGCTATCCGTACCCAGAACGCCGCTGCTCTACGTGAGAAATTAGCGCAACGGTTTTCCTGTGACCCGCTGGTGGTTGATGGAACTCTGCGAGTTGAACGATCACAAGGACACGAATTTGTTCGTGAGATATTTGCAGCGTTTCCCGGTGAAATCCAATCAATCACCTTTGGTCGGCCAACACTCGAAGATGTGTTCGTTCACCAAACAGGTCAGCGTTTCTGGGACGACGAACAACAAACGGAGCAGGTGGCATGA
- a CDS encoding response regulator → MLRKKILVVEDNEDNRHILVHRIRKVGEFDIREAQNGQEALALIAQDPPDLLFLDLKLPVLDGWETARRIRAMQTPAKNLPIIALTAQAMVGDEEKALAAGCNDYIAKPIIDGSIIKEKILHFLAKANCCNGR, encoded by the coding sequence ATGCTTAGGAAGAAAATCTTAGTTGTTGAAGATAATGAAGATAATCGTCACATTTTGGTCCATAGAATACGGAAAGTCGGAGAGTTTGACATCAGAGAAGCTCAAAATGGCCAAGAAGCCCTTGCCCTCATAGCCCAAGACCCTCCCGATTTACTGTTCCTTGATCTGAAGCTCCCCGTTCTTGACGGCTGGGAGACTGCCCGACGTATCCGCGCAATGCAAACTCCTGCCAAAAACCTCCCGATCATTGCATTAACCGCACAAGCTATGGTTGGTGATGAAGAAAAGGCGCTTGCCGCAGGATGCAATGACTATATCGCTAAACCCATTATTGATGGCAGCATCATCAAAGAAAAAATTCTACACTTCTTAGCGAAAGCCAACTGTTGCAACGGACGTTAG
- a CDS encoding alpha/beta fold hydrolase: MAHIQVNGIRLHYETEGQGQPLLFINGLGQPSISWDPELIHAMAKSYRVITFDNRGTGLSDKPDEPYSVALFASDAIALLDYLSIQRAHIFGVSMGGMIAQELGAHYPQRVASLTLGCTTPGGRNAVAAPPESMKMLEGRAGMTPEEAGREGWKLSFSDEFIRTHRAELEAHLQRTLTQVTPRFAYERHFQATMTLRVFKHLKDIITPTLVVTGHDDILIPAANSEILAREIPGAELKIFANAGHGFFISAREQFTAVFQDFLSRHPL, translated from the coding sequence ATGGCACATATTCAAGTAAACGGGATTCGTTTGCATTATGAGACCGAAGGTCAGGGACAGCCATTATTGTTTATCAACGGCCTGGGTCAACCATCCATATCGTGGGACCCTGAACTCATCCACGCAATGGCGAAATCCTATCGAGTCATTACGTTTGATAACCGTGGCACCGGACTCTCAGATAAACCCGATGAACCGTATTCGGTCGCACTGTTTGCCAGCGATGCCATCGCACTACTCGACTATTTGTCTATCCAGCGTGCCCACATTTTTGGGGTTTCGATGGGTGGTATGATTGCGCAAGAACTCGGCGCGCATTACCCACAACGTGTCGCGAGCCTTACGTTAGGCTGCACGACACCGGGCGGACGCAATGCCGTCGCTGCACCGCCCGAATCCATGAAAATGCTCGAAGGGCGCGCTGGCATGACGCCAGAAGAAGCCGGACGGGAAGGATGGAAATTATCGTTCTCCGATGAATTCATTCGCACCCATCGCGCCGAGCTTGAAGCGCATTTACAACGTACCCTCACCCAGGTCACTCCGCGATTTGCGTACGAGCGTCATTTTCAGGCGACCATGACCCTTCGTGTCTTCAAGCATCTCAAAGACATAATTACTCCAACTCTGGTCGTCACAGGTCACGACGACATTTTGATTCCAGCCGCGAATTCCGAGATCTTGGCACGAGAAATCCCAGGTGCCGAATTGAAAATTTTCGCTAACGCGGGCCACGGCTTCTTTATTTCCGCACGTGAGCAGTTTACCGCTGTTTTTCAAGACTTCCTCTCTCGTCACCCTTTGTAA